A genomic window from Scatophagus argus isolate fScaArg1 chromosome 17, fScaArg1.pri, whole genome shotgun sequence includes:
- the LOC124074920 gene encoding uncharacterized protein LOC124074920, producing the protein MGLDIHFGASQLTLLSLALLCPAPRTVTSYPHSPTTLLPTVDIPELESALLQASLDDLSDDWLVQPDMWVEWPQDPRLALLEPRGEGEEEEAGPTEEEVLQRVQRGDLLAQPLSPFPGAQSLQGIHYQQGGEGEDGGKRNEALTSIAGGLQAVSREKGGFGFRFGRKRWTDRGWMNEGRGSTEENEME; encoded by the coding sequence ATGGGACTTGATATCCATTTCGGCGCCTCACAgctcaccctcctctccctcgcCCTCCTCTGCCCCGCCCCACGGACCGTCACATCGTACCCCCACTCTCCCACCACCCTCCTGCCCACGGTGGACATACCTGAGCTGGAGTCCGCGCTATTGCAGGCTTCTTTGGATGACCTGAGTGACGATTGGCTCGTCCAGCCCGACATGTGGGTCGAGTGGCCTCAGGACCCCCGCCTGGCCCTGCTGGAGCCccggggggagggggaggaggaggaggctggcCCCACGGAAGAGGAGGTGCTGCAGAGAGTCCAGAGAGGAGACCTGCTGGCACAGCCGCTGTCACCCTTCCCTGGAGCTCAGTCTCTTCAGGGCATCCACTAtcagcagggaggagagggggaggatggaggaaagAGGAATGAAGCTCTGACCTCCATCGCTGGAGGACTCCAAGCTGTCAGCCGGGAGAAAGGAGGATTCGGTTTCCGCTTTGGGAGGAAAAGATGGACTGACAGGGGATGGATGAACGAAGGGAGAGGGAGCACAGAGGAGAATGAGATGGAATGA
- the LOC124074919 gene encoding LIM/homeobox protein Lhx9-like isoform X2 — protein MMSPDDRALEDLLYTGDLGDAAEGAELGGGPAGLDDSTAADNSQTPTAVSIQEPMMCAGCGEQVCDRFFLLAAGRVWHNTCLRCSQCQCELQTHPSLYWRDGNIYCQQDYCRLFGGGQCARCFQPIPASALVMRSGELTFHPHCFSCQECDVKLIPGNLYCMEGQSLYCQSHYHGDGSILLSHDLQPNANLREAQNQVSGEGEESVSSPEPRLDDRVVRGRARRRTKRIRTCFRSEQLRALESYFAQKHNPDGKDWTCLAHKTGLPKRVLQVWFQNARAKLRRSLSADDSQVNSPSAPPRGVTVATGSPYPACSPPDQSQPFPTSTIDQLQLSLLTAPLSDTQTNPAINQSHQLQQPAFFLDYDSQSAPGCNSSLEAYEDFRDAGGGDAEGEGDPGSSFRQHYC, from the exons ATGATGTCGCCCGACGACCGAGCCCTCGAGGACCTGTTGTACACCGGTGACCTTGGTGACGCAGCCGAGGGGGCGGAGCTGGGCGGCGGCCCGGCGGGGCTGGAtgacagcactgctgcagacaAT TCTCAGACTCCGACAGCCGTGTCCATCCAGGAGCCAATGATGTGTGCTGGCTGCGGTGAGCAGGTGTGCGACCGCTTCTTCCTGTTGGCTGCGGGCAGGGTGTGGCACAACACCTGCCTCCGCTGCAGCCAGTGTCAGTGCGAGCTGCAGACACACCCCTCACTTTACTGGAGAGACGGGAACATCTACTGCCAACAAGACTACTGCAG GCTGTTTGGAGGCGGTCAGTGCGCTCGCTGCTTCCAGCCAATCCCAGCTTCTGCTTTGGTCATGAGGTCTGGTGAGCTGACCTTCCATCCTCACTGCTTCTCCTGCCAG GAGTGTGATGTGAAACTGATACCAGGGAACCTGTACTGCATGGAGGGCCAGAGCCTGTACTGTCAGTCACATTACCACGGCGACGGGAGCATCCTGTTGTCACATGATCTGCAGCCCAACGCAAATCTGAGAGAAg CTCAAAATCAGGTCTCAGGTGAAGGGGAGGAGTCCGTCAGCAGTCCCGAGCCACGACTGGATGACAGGGTGGTGAGAGGGCGGGCCCGCAGGCGGACCAAGCGAATCAGGACGTGTTTCCGCAGCGAGCAGCTCAGAGCGCTGGAGTCGTATTTCGCCCAGAAGCACAACCCGGACGGTAAAGACTGGACCTGCCTCGCTCATAAGACCGGCCTGCCCAAGAGGGTCCTGCAG gtgtggtTTCAAAACGCTCGGGCCAAACTGAGACGTTCCCTCAGCGCAGACGACTCTCAGGTCAACTCACCCTCTGCTCCCCCGAGAGGCGTAACCGTGGCGACTGGCTCCCCGTACCCGGCCTGCTCCCCACCTGACCAATCGCAGCCCTTCCCCACCAGCACCATTGACCAGCTGCAGCTGTCCCTGCTCACCGCCCCGCTCAGCGACACGCAGACGAATCCCGCCATCAACCAGtcccatcagctgcagcagcccgCCTTCTTCCTGGACTACGATTCCCAGAGTGCACCAGGCTGTAACTCCTCTCTGGAGGCCTACGAGGACTTTAgagatgcaggaggaggagacgcGGAAGGAGAAGGGGATCCTGGTAGTTCTTTTAGGCAACATTACTGCTAG
- the LOC124074919 gene encoding LIM/homeobox protein Lhx9-like isoform X1: protein MMSPDDRALEDLLYTGDLGDAAEGAELGGGPAGLDDSTAADNSQTPTAVSIQEPMMCAGCGEQVCDRFFLLAAGRVWHNTCLRCSQCQCELQTHPSLYWRDGNIYCQQDYCRLFGGGQCARCFQPIPASALVMRSGELTFHPHCFSCQECDVKLIPGNLYCMEGQSLYCQSHYHGDGSILLSHDLQPNANLREAAQNQVSGEGEESVSSPEPRLDDRVVRGRARRRTKRIRTCFRSEQLRALESYFAQKHNPDGKDWTCLAHKTGLPKRVLQVWFQNARAKLRRSLSADDSQVNSPSAPPRGVTVATGSPYPACSPPDQSQPFPTSTIDQLQLSLLTAPLSDTQTNPAINQSHQLQQPAFFLDYDSQSAPGCNSSLEAYEDFRDAGGGDAEGEGDPGSSFRQHYC from the exons ATGATGTCGCCCGACGACCGAGCCCTCGAGGACCTGTTGTACACCGGTGACCTTGGTGACGCAGCCGAGGGGGCGGAGCTGGGCGGCGGCCCGGCGGGGCTGGAtgacagcactgctgcagacaAT TCTCAGACTCCGACAGCCGTGTCCATCCAGGAGCCAATGATGTGTGCTGGCTGCGGTGAGCAGGTGTGCGACCGCTTCTTCCTGTTGGCTGCGGGCAGGGTGTGGCACAACACCTGCCTCCGCTGCAGCCAGTGTCAGTGCGAGCTGCAGACACACCCCTCACTTTACTGGAGAGACGGGAACATCTACTGCCAACAAGACTACTGCAG GCTGTTTGGAGGCGGTCAGTGCGCTCGCTGCTTCCAGCCAATCCCAGCTTCTGCTTTGGTCATGAGGTCTGGTGAGCTGACCTTCCATCCTCACTGCTTCTCCTGCCAG GAGTGTGATGTGAAACTGATACCAGGGAACCTGTACTGCATGGAGGGCCAGAGCCTGTACTGTCAGTCACATTACCACGGCGACGGGAGCATCCTGTTGTCACATGATCTGCAGCCCAACGCAAATCTGAGAGAAg cagCTCAAAATCAGGTCTCAGGTGAAGGGGAGGAGTCCGTCAGCAGTCCCGAGCCACGACTGGATGACAGGGTGGTGAGAGGGCGGGCCCGCAGGCGGACCAAGCGAATCAGGACGTGTTTCCGCAGCGAGCAGCTCAGAGCGCTGGAGTCGTATTTCGCCCAGAAGCACAACCCGGACGGTAAAGACTGGACCTGCCTCGCTCATAAGACCGGCCTGCCCAAGAGGGTCCTGCAG gtgtggtTTCAAAACGCTCGGGCCAAACTGAGACGTTCCCTCAGCGCAGACGACTCTCAGGTCAACTCACCCTCTGCTCCCCCGAGAGGCGTAACCGTGGCGACTGGCTCCCCGTACCCGGCCTGCTCCCCACCTGACCAATCGCAGCCCTTCCCCACCAGCACCATTGACCAGCTGCAGCTGTCCCTGCTCACCGCCCCGCTCAGCGACACGCAGACGAATCCCGCCATCAACCAGtcccatcagctgcagcagcccgCCTTCTTCCTGGACTACGATTCCCAGAGTGCACCAGGCTGTAACTCCTCTCTGGAGGCCTACGAGGACTTTAgagatgcaggaggaggagacgcGGAAGGAGAAGGGGATCCTGGTAGTTCTTTTAGGCAACATTACTGCTAG